The genomic DNA ATATTGTAGCGATAGCGGCTGGTTGTGCGCATACGGTTGGACTTAAATCAGACGGCACAGTGGTCGCGGTAGGGAATAATGAATTTGGCCAATGCGATGTAGGTAGCTGGCACAACATTCGATTGCCTGGCAAATAGTCAATTTACAATAAATTATTAGTAATATTAAACTATTTTAGGAGTAGTTATGGAATAGGATATGTAGAAAATAATTAAACTTAAATCTGCTGAATAAGAATCTCTTTTGAAAAGGGATTCTTATTATTTTTCGTAAAATGAGGGTCTAAATGGAATTTTTGAACAAACTTTATTTCAAAGTTACAGTAAAACATATAAATAAAGCATAGGAGAGCTGAAGAAATGTTTAAAAAGTTTTTACTTTTTTTACCGGATCTTTCACTTGTATGTATCGTTCTCTACATAACATATACAACTTCTCTTAATTTTGGACAGATGTTATTAATTTCAATTGCAATCGGAATAATAGGTGGCCTTATTATAAGAATATGTAAGGATTTATTTACTTTTATTACGTGGACAATTAAACAAAAGAAGTCTTGACTATGTTTAATTGTTACTAGGAGGGGATGAAATGAATCAGAAAAAGAGTAGAGTGAAAAATGAGATAATACTTTGGACATTAACAGCTGTTGTTTTTATCACTGTATGGTACTTTTTTCAAAGATAAAAACGCATCGCACTTTGAAAAGAGAGCACGATGCGTTTTTATTATTTTTTTTGCCAATTTTCTTTTATAAAGTCTGCACGGCCAGATTCTTTTTGCTCGATAGCATATTTCTCAGGGTTCTTTTTATAGAAATGTTGATGGTATTCTTCGGCTTCATAAAAAGGTGCAGCCGGGCGAATTTCAGTTACGATTGGATCTTTAAACGTACCGCTTTCTGCAAGAGCTTGTTTTGATTTTTCAGCAAGCTCTTTTTGCGTTTTATTATGATAAAAAATAGCAGTGCGATAAGATGGACCACGATCAAAAAATTGTCCGCCATCATCAGTTGGATCAATTTGTGGCCAATATAAATCTAGTAATTTTTCATATGGAAAAATAGAAGGATCGAATGTAATTTGTACAACTTCTAAATGCCCAGATGTTCCAGCCTTTACTTGTTCATATGTTGGGTTTTCTACATGACCACCTGCATAGCCAGAAAGTACTTTATGAATACCAGGAAGTTCATCAAATGGTTTTACCATGCACCAAAAGCAACCACCTGCGAAGGTTGCGAGTTCGTATGTTTTTTCGGACATTACTGTAATCCTCCTAAATATATATGTTTTATATAGTATTATACAATTTATTTTATTGCGCAATAAAAAAGATTCGAAAATATATGTTTTTTATAAACAAGATCCACCGCTCACATCAATTAATTGTCCAGTAACCCAGCGGCTGTCTGGAGAAGCAAGAAATGCAACAGTATCGGCAATGTCTTCTACTTCACCTAAGCGATTGAAGGCAGAAATAGTAGTAGCATATTGTTTCATCATTGGATCGCTCAAGAGTTCTGCATTCATATCTGTTTTAATAAATCCAGGAAGTATTGCATTCACTGTAATTCCACGTGCTCCGAGCTGTTTTGCTAGTGTGAAAGTCATTGTATTAATAGCGCCTTTCGTCATACTATATGCAATGAAATCAGGTAAAGAAATACGAGTTGCAGCGGATGAAATATTAATAATTCGGCTATTGTTACGTAAACGAGATAGAGCTTGTTGAATGATAAAAAATGGTGCTTTTGCATTTACTGAAACCATTCTATCAAAAAATTGTTCAGTCGTTTCTTCAATAAAAGCACCAGGACCAATTCCAGCGTTGTTTATTAAAATATCAAATTTAGTACCACCAGTTCTTTTTTGTAATTCGTTATCCAAAGAACTATAAAGGGTCTCTACTTCATGTAAAGATTCAAGATTTGCACAGATAGAAAAAGCTGATCCACCATTTGATTGAATTTCATAAACAGTTTCTTCAGCATCTTCTTTTCGATTACCATAATGAACAGCAACTAATGCACCGTCGTTTGCTAAACGTTTTGCGATAGCACGTCCAATTCCTCGGCTTGCCCCTGTAACTAATGCTACTTTTCCTTTTAACATAGTTTTCTCATCTCCTCATAAATTTTAAATGTTTTTAAGTTATTTTTCTTTATGTAGTAATGCGAACATACTTAAGTAATATATGAGTATGTGTAAGAAGTTCATTCCGATTTTGTTTTGAGAAAAAATAAATATACTTCTCTTAAATTGATTGAATTTTATTTTTTTTAGAAAAACATGTTGACAATGAAAAGAACAACGTCCTATAATACGTTTAACAAATAAAAGTTAATTAAGAATTTTCTAACTTTATATGTTGTATATGCAAAGAAGAGGAAAGTAGATGATTATGATCGTTTCAGAGAGCTACTCCTAGGCTGTGAGAGTAGTAACAATCGAATCATTGAAGATCACCTCGGAGCATCGCTTGCGAAAGGGAAACTGAGTAGAGAGCGACGGCATCGTCTCCGGTAAAAGGACGGGGGTCTAATTGGACCTACAGAGCTTATATTTCGTGAGAAGTATAAGGAAGCTGAGTGGTAACGCGAAACTCTCGCCTCAGCAATCAAAGCTACTAAATTGTAGTAGTTGATTGCTGGGGCGAGAGTTTTTATTTTAAAAAATAGAATAAGAGAATGCGTAGAAGAGGAGAGTAAATGATATACATTGTTTCAGAGAGCTGCCCCAAGGCTGTGAGGGTGGTAACAATCGAATCATTGAAGATCACCTCGGAGCACTACTTTTGAAAATAGTAAAAAGTAGCGGAGTTGTTTCCGATAGAAAAACAAAAGTCTAATTGGACTTGCAGAGCTTACATTTCGTGAGAAGTGTAAGGAAGCTGAGTGGTACCACGATTCCCTCGTCTCAGCAATGGATTGCTACTAGTATGTATTATGTAATCGATTGTTGAGACGAGTATATTTTTAAGGTTTATATACTGAATATTCTGTTAAAACACTCATCTCAGCAATCGATATAGAAATTGATTGCAAAAATAGAGAGAAAAAGAGGAGCGATGTGAGATGGGAAACCAGTACATTTATATGAATGGAGAATTTGTAGAAAAAGAAAAGGCAGTTGTTTCAGTATATGATCACGGTTTTTTATACGGAGACGGTGTATTTGAAGGAATTCGTAGTTACGGTGGAAATGTATTTTGTTTAAAAGAACATGTAAAACGATTGTATGAATCGGCAAAATCTATTTTACTTACAATCCCACTGACGGTTGAAGAAATGGAAGAAGCGGTTTTACAGACACTTCAAAAAAATGAGTATGCAGATGCCTACATTCGATTAATTGTTTCAAGAGGAAAAGGGGACTTAGGACTTGATCCGAGAAGTTGTGTGAAACCGAGCGTTATTATCATTGCAGAACAATTAAAATTATTCCCACAGGAATTTTATGATAATGGACTAAGTGTTGTATCTGTTGCATCAAGACGTAATACGCCAGATGCATTAGATCCACGTATTAAGTCAATGAATTACTTAAATAACGTACTTGTAAAAATTGAAGCGGCACAAGCAGGAGTGCTAGAGGCCCTTATGTTAAATCAGCAAGGATATGTTTGTGAAGGATCTGGAGATAATGTTTTCGTTGTGAAAGATGGAAAAGTGCTAACACCTCCTTCATATTTAGGAGCGTTAGAAGGCATTACGAGAAATAGTGTTATTGAGTTATGTGAGCGACTGAGTATCCCGTGTGATGAAAGACCATTCACTCGCCATGACGTTTATGTAGCGGATGAAGTGTTTTTAACAGGAACGGCAGCAGAATTAATTCCAGTTGTAAAAGTTGATTCAAGAGAAATTGGAGATGGGAAACCAGGAAGTGTAACGAAACAATTGACAGAGGAATTTAAAAAGTTAACGAGAGAAAGAGGCGTACGTGTTCCAGGACTGGCGGAAAGCTTAATGTAGATAGGGAGAGGAGTTAATTGAAATGGAACAGCAGTATACAACTTATGAGAAATTTCAGTGTGAAGAAGTGACAGGAGCAGGACACGTTATTCAATGCTTAAAGAAATTAGGCGTAACGACTGTTTTCGGTTATCCGGGCGGAGCTATTTTGCCAGTATATGATGCGTTATACGGAAGTGGATTAAAGCACGTATTAACTCGTCATGAACAAGCTGCCATTCATGCGGCTGAAGGTTATGCAAGAGCTTCTGGAAAGGTCGGGGTAGTATTTGCTACCTCTGGCCCAGGGGCGACGAATTTAGTTACGGGCTTAGCAGATGCTTATATGGATTCGATTCCTTTAGTTGTCATTACAGGGCAAGTTGCAACACCACTCATCGGAAAAGACGGGTTTCAAGAAGCTGATGTTGTCGGAATTACAGTACCTGTTACGAAGCATAATTACCAAGTTCGTGAGGTGAATCAGTTATCACGTATTGTACAAGAAGCTTTTTACATCGCTGAAAGTGGGCGACCGGGACCTGTATTAATTGATGTTCCAAAAGATGTTCAAAATGAAAAGGTAACAAGTTTTTATAATGAAGTAATTGAGATTCCAGGGTACAAACTAGAGCCTATGCCAGACAGTATGAAGCTTAGAGAGATAGCTAAAGAAATTTCAAAAGCGAAACGCCCACTTCTTTATATTGGAGGAGGTGTCATTCATTCAGGTGGATCTGATGAACTTATCAAATTTGCGAAGAAGAATCGTATT from Bacillus basilensis includes the following:
- the msrA gene encoding peptide-methionine (S)-S-oxide reductase MsrA, encoding MSEKTYELATFAGGCFWCMVKPFDELPGIHKVLSGYAGGHVENPTYEQVKAGTSGHLEVVQITFDPSIFPYEKLLDLYWPQIDPTDDGGQFFDRGPSYRTAIFYHNKTQKELAEKSKQALAESGTFKDPIVTEIRPAAPFYEAEEYHQHFYKKNPEKYAIEQKESGRADFIKENWQKK
- a CDS encoding SDR family oxidoreductase, which codes for MLKGKVALVTGASRGIGRAIAKRLANDGALVAVHYGNRKEDAEETVYEIQSNGGSAFSICANLESLHEVETLYSSLDNELQKRTGGTKFDILINNAGIGPGAFIEETTEQFFDRMVSVNAKAPFFIIQQALSRLRNNSRIINISSAATRISLPDFIAYSMTKGAINTMTFTLAKQLGARGITVNAILPGFIKTDMNAELLSDPMMKQYATTISAFNRLGEVEDIADTVAFLASPDSRWVTGQLIDVSGGSCL
- the ilvE gene encoding branched-chain-amino-acid transaminase; translation: MGNQYIYMNGEFVEKEKAVVSVYDHGFLYGDGVFEGIRSYGGNVFCLKEHVKRLYESAKSILLTIPLTVEEMEEAVLQTLQKNEYADAYIRLIVSRGKGDLGLDPRSCVKPSVIIIAEQLKLFPQEFYDNGLSVVSVASRRNTPDALDPRIKSMNYLNNVLVKIEAAQAGVLEALMLNQQGYVCEGSGDNVFVVKDGKVLTPPSYLGALEGITRNSVIELCERLSIPCDERPFTRHDVYVADEVFLTGTAAELIPVVKVDSREIGDGKPGSVTKQLTEEFKKLTRERGVRVPGLAESLM